A window from Actinomycetospora corticicola encodes these proteins:
- a CDS encoding UvrD-helicase domain-containing protein produces MSTVETDVRSFDVLGELPEGTTVLEASAGTGKTYTIAALAARYVAEGRAQLDQLMLVTFGREATRELRERVRERFVAVERALRAGGMPTDAVTALIVDVDEAERARRRRRLAHALAHFDTATIATTHQFCQDMLAGLGVAGDTDADAVFVESIDDVVTEVVDDFYVRAYAPETAGPPPFDHATALVLGRAAIGDPTATLAPAPGEVTGPADARARFAAAVRTEVEHRKRARRLFTFDDMLTRLHAALTDPVLGEAARVRLRERYLVVLVDEFQDTDPVQWDILRVAFHGHCLLTVIGDPKQAIYAFRGADVVSYLAAADSADARATLAVNHRSDAGLLSALERVFAGAALGDDRIVVRPVGAAHADPRLAGAPVDTPFRLRVLPRAGLRANWRTGLPEITPVRDAVVTDLVADLTALLAADSTWDGRSLGPGDVAVLVRTNAQSDQVREALAEAGVPAVLAGAASVFSTTAAREWLALLEALEQPGRATRVRAAALTCFVGTRAADLDTDGWAGANAALLAEVGENLRRWAAVLRDRGVAALLEAVSTTTDLTRRVLGAVGGERLLTDVRHVGQVLHAQASAGRLGVVAITEWLRLRIVEAEGRRADARPERTRRLESDADAVQILTVHKCKGLEFPVVYVPFGWDRWVRDTPEEVLHHDAAGRRIRAVGGPTEGPGWQEHCRAHRHEDDGEDLRLLYVALTRARSQVVAWWAPSAHTAASALNRLLRSPGRGPGREPDAMVTLAEDTAVLDELTALAGPDLAVEPVVKRPAVPFVPAAEEHGGLGVARFGRELDLAWRRSSYSSLTADAHAAHAAETATSEPEESTLDDEGDLEVAAASDDGLPSPMADLPVGAAFGVLVHTVLETVDTSTGDFGPALVEAAAEALAQRPVAGVGAAELAVALEPVLRTPVGTASSGPWSYGDVVPSDRLVELDFELPLAGGDHPAAATVTLGGAAALLRAHLPADDPLAEYADVLEGLSGQVLRGYLTGSIDAVLRDPDGRFVIVDHKTNWLGPIATTGVPDPLTTAHYGPEQMRSAMIRAHYPLQAMLYGVALHRFLRWRVRGYAPEQHLGGVAYLFLRGMCGPDTPVVDGTTSGVFRWWPPASLVVALSDLLAGDAAERSSTGSAGDAAERSSTGSAGGTSS; encoded by the coding sequence ATGAGCACGGTGGAGACCGACGTCCGGTCCTTCGACGTCCTCGGTGAGCTGCCCGAGGGCACCACGGTGCTGGAGGCGAGCGCCGGGACCGGCAAGACGTACACGATCGCCGCGCTCGCGGCCCGCTACGTCGCCGAGGGCCGCGCGCAGCTCGACCAGCTCATGCTCGTCACGTTCGGCCGCGAGGCCACCCGTGAACTGCGCGAACGGGTGCGGGAGCGGTTCGTCGCGGTGGAGCGGGCGCTGCGGGCGGGCGGGATGCCGACCGACGCGGTGACCGCGCTGATCGTCGACGTCGACGAGGCGGAGCGGGCCCGGCGCCGCCGGCGGCTGGCCCACGCGCTCGCCCACTTCGACACCGCGACGATCGCCACGACCCACCAGTTCTGCCAGGACATGTTGGCGGGCCTCGGCGTCGCGGGGGACACCGACGCCGACGCGGTGTTCGTCGAGTCGATCGACGACGTGGTCACCGAGGTCGTCGACGACTTCTACGTCCGGGCCTACGCCCCGGAGACGGCCGGCCCGCCGCCGTTCGACCACGCCACGGCGCTCGTCCTCGGCCGGGCCGCGATCGGCGACCCGACCGCGACCCTCGCGCCCGCCCCCGGGGAGGTCACGGGTCCGGCCGACGCCCGGGCCCGGTTCGCGGCCGCCGTGCGCACCGAGGTCGAGCACCGCAAGCGCGCCCGTCGGCTGTTCACCTTCGACGACATGCTCACCCGGCTGCACGCCGCGCTGACCGACCCGGTGCTGGGCGAGGCGGCCCGGGTCCGGCTGCGCGAGCGGTACCTCGTCGTCCTGGTCGACGAGTTCCAGGACACCGACCCGGTGCAGTGGGACATCCTGCGGGTCGCGTTCCACGGGCACTGCCTGCTCACCGTGATCGGTGACCCGAAGCAGGCCATCTACGCGTTCCGCGGCGCCGACGTCGTCAGCTACCTCGCCGCGGCCGACTCCGCCGACGCGCGGGCCACGCTCGCCGTCAACCACCGCAGCGACGCCGGGCTGCTCTCCGCCCTCGAGCGGGTCTTCGCGGGCGCGGCCCTCGGCGACGACCGCATCGTCGTCCGCCCGGTCGGTGCCGCCCACGCCGATCCCCGGCTCGCCGGCGCCCCCGTCGACACGCCGTTCCGGCTGCGCGTCCTGCCCCGCGCCGGGCTGCGGGCGAACTGGCGCACCGGGCTCCCCGAGATCACCCCGGTGCGCGACGCGGTGGTCACCGACCTCGTCGCGGACCTGACCGCGTTGCTGGCCGCCGACTCCACGTGGGACGGGCGGTCGCTCGGGCCGGGCGACGTCGCCGTGCTCGTGCGCACCAACGCGCAGTCCGACCAGGTCCGCGAGGCGCTGGCCGAGGCCGGGGTGCCGGCGGTGCTCGCCGGCGCGGCGAGCGTGTTCTCGACGACGGCGGCGCGGGAGTGGCTGGCGCTGCTGGAGGCCCTCGAGCAGCCCGGTCGGGCCACGCGCGTCCGGGCGGCCGCGCTGACCTGCTTCGTGGGCACACGGGCCGCCGACCTCGACACCGACGGCTGGGCCGGGGCGAACGCCGCCCTGCTCGCCGAGGTGGGGGAGAACCTGCGGCGGTGGGCCGCCGTGCTGCGTGACCGCGGGGTGGCGGCGCTGCTCGAGGCCGTCTCCACCACCACCGACCTCACGCGCCGGGTGCTCGGCGCGGTCGGCGGCGAGCGCCTGCTCACCGACGTCCGCCACGTCGGGCAGGTGCTGCACGCCCAGGCCTCGGCCGGCCGGCTCGGGGTCGTCGCGATCACCGAGTGGCTGCGGCTACGGATCGTCGAGGCCGAGGGACGGCGGGCCGACGCCCGGCCGGAGCGCACCCGTCGTCTGGAATCGGACGCGGACGCCGTGCAGATCCTCACCGTGCACAAGTGCAAGGGCCTGGAGTTCCCGGTCGTCTACGTGCCGTTCGGCTGGGACCGCTGGGTCCGCGACACCCCGGAGGAGGTCCTGCACCACGACGCCGCGGGTCGACGGATCCGCGCCGTGGGCGGGCCCACCGAGGGGCCCGGCTGGCAGGAGCACTGCCGGGCGCACCGCCACGAGGACGACGGCGAGGACCTCCGGCTGCTCTACGTGGCGCTCACCCGTGCCCGCAGCCAGGTGGTCGCGTGGTGGGCACCGTCCGCGCACACCGCCGCGTCCGCGCTGAACCGTCTGCTGCGCAGCCCGGGGCGCGGGCCGGGGCGGGAGCCGGACGCGATGGTGACCCTGGCCGAGGACACGGCCGTGCTCGACGAGCTCACCGCGCTCGCGGGCCCCGACCTCGCCGTCGAGCCGGTGGTGAAGCGGCCGGCGGTCCCCTTCGTCCCGGCCGCCGAGGAGCACGGCGGCCTCGGTGTGGCGCGGTTCGGCCGCGAGCTCGACCTCGCGTGGCGGCGCTCCTCCTACTCGTCGCTGACCGCCGACGCGCACGCGGCGCACGCCGCGGAGACGGCGACGTCCGAGCCGGAGGAGTCGACGCTCGACGACGAGGGGGACCTCGAGGTGGCCGCGGCGTCCGACGACGGGCTGCCTTCGCCGATGGCCGACCTGCCCGTCGGTGCCGCGTTCGGCGTGCTCGTGCACACCGTGCTGGAGACCGTCGACACCTCGACCGGCGACTTCGGGCCCGCGCTGGTCGAGGCCGCCGCCGAGGCCCTCGCGCAGCGGCCCGTCGCGGGGGTCGGGGCGGCCGAGCTCGCCGTGGCGCTCGAGCCGGTGCTGCGGACCCCGGTCGGTACGGCGTCCTCGGGGCCCTGGAGCTACGGCGACGTCGTCCCCTCGGACCGCCTCGTCGAACTCGACTTCGAGCTGCCGCTCGCCGGGGGCGACCACCCCGCCGCCGCGACCGTGACGCTGGGCGGTGCGGCCGCGCTGCTGCGCGCCCACCTCCCCGCCGACGACCCGCTGGCCGAGTACGCCGACGTCCTCGAGGGGCTCTCCGGCCAGGTCCTGCGCGGCTACCTGACGGGCAGCATCGACGCGGTGCTCCGCGACCCCGACGGCCGCTTCGTCATCGTCGACCACAAGACGAACTGGCTCGGCCCGATCGCGACCACGGGGGTGCCCGACCCGCTGACCACCGCGCACTACGGGCCGGAGCAGATGCGCAGCGCCATGATCCGGGCGCACTACCCGTTGCAGGCGATGCTCTACGGCGTAGCGCTGCACCGCTTCCTGCGCTGGCGGGTGCGCGGCTACGCCCCCGAGCAGCACCTCGGGGGCGTCGCCTACCTGTTCCTGCGCGGGATGTGCGGGCCCGACACCCCGGTGGTCGACGGCACCACGAGCGGGGTGTTCCGGTGGTGGCCGCCGGCGTCGTTGGTGGTCGCGCTGTCCGATCTGTTG